From Myxococcales bacterium, the proteins below share one genomic window:
- a CDS encoding DUF4357 domain-containing protein has product MQPVPAAASSAASNGAAGRFYFRPAKRSIDAEGAWADDEFVVFTGSVGDLETRHHLKGGYLQQRQALFEDKSVQKVNDKTFRFVRDVLFSSPSAAAAVLAGGAYNGREAWKDINGRSIKAIEEELAEASGKKTKKR; this is encoded by the coding sequence TTGCAGCCGGTTCCAGCGGCGGCCTCGAGCGCCGCCTCGAACGGTGCCGCGGGCCGCTTCTACTTTCGGCCCGCGAAGCGATCGATCGACGCGGAGGGCGCCTGGGCGGACGACGAGTTCGTCGTCTTCACGGGATCGGTCGGCGACCTCGAGACGCGCCACCACCTGAAGGGCGGCTACCTCCAGCAGAGGCAGGCGCTCTTCGAGGACAAGTCGGTTCAGAAGGTGAACGACAAGACCTTCCGTTTCGTTCGCGATGTGCTCTTCAGCAGCCCATCGGCGGCCGCGGCTGTGCTTGCGGGTGGTGCCTACAACGGCCGCGAGGCCTGGAAAGACATCAATGGTCGATCCATCAAGGCCATCGAGGAAGAGCTCGCCGAAGCCTCAGGAAAGAAGACGAAGAAGCGCTAA
- a CDS encoding restriction endonuclease subunit S encodes MDEVAEVRLGRQRSPDRANGDNMRPYMRAANVTWDGISLDDVKEMDFSPKEFVTYELKDGDILLSEASGSASEVGKPAIWRDQVPGCCFQNTLIRVRSRGPLPEYLHLHFLADARLGRFAAVGKGSGINHLGADRLSSWPTALPPLNEQHRIVAKLEALQARSRRAREALDAVPPLLEKLRQSILAAAFRGDLTKDWRAKNKDVEPATELLKRIRAERKKKWEEAELAKMKAKGKPPTDDKWKAKYKEPEPVDTTGLPELPNGWCWASVDELTGLVTSGSRGWAEYYADTGPLFIRSQDINTDSLSLHEVAHVQVPASAEGARTRVRQFDLLITITGANVTRCAWVTEPPGEAYVSQHVALVRPAFADSTPYMHLWLVSETGGRRRLKQAAYGLGKPGLSLDDVATVQVPLAPAEEQSEIVRRAAELRRSATSTDMLLKAQLVHLGLFERSVLAKAFRGELVPQDPNDEPADVMLARLVAEKADASVHERGAKRGAAKRGARA; translated from the coding sequence CTGGATGAGGTAGCCGAAGTTCGCCTGGGCCGACAACGCTCGCCAGATCGTGCGAATGGCGACAACATGCGCCCGTACATGCGTGCGGCGAATGTCACGTGGGACGGCATCAGCCTCGATGATGTGAAGGAGATGGACTTCTCGCCGAAAGAGTTCGTCACCTACGAGCTGAAGGATGGCGACATTCTGCTGTCGGAAGCGTCTGGAAGCGCGTCCGAGGTGGGGAAACCCGCCATCTGGCGCGACCAAGTTCCGGGGTGCTGCTTTCAGAATACCCTCATTCGCGTACGGTCACGTGGCCCGCTCCCTGAGTACTTGCACCTTCACTTTCTAGCGGACGCTCGGCTTGGGCGATTCGCCGCGGTTGGGAAGGGCAGTGGCATCAATCATCTCGGCGCGGACAGGCTGTCGTCCTGGCCGACAGCACTCCCCCCCCTCAACGAACAGCATCGCATCGTCGCCAAGCTCGAGGCCCTTCAGGCTCGGAGCCGTCGGGCGCGTGAGGCGCTCGATGCCGTGCCGCCGTTGCTCGAGAAGCTCCGCCAATCGATCCTCGCCGCCGCCTTCCGCGGCGACCTCACGAAGGACTGGCGCGCGAAGAACAAGGACGTGGAGCCCGCGACCGAGCTGCTCAAGCGCATCCGCGCCGAACGCAAGAAGAAGTGGGAGGAGGCCGAGCTCGCCAAGATGAAGGCGAAAGGCAAGCCCCCCACGGACGACAAGTGGAAGGCGAAGTACAAGGAGCCCGAACCGGTGGATACGACGGGGCTGCCGGAGCTGCCGAATGGGTGGTGTTGGGCGAGTGTGGATGAGCTGACGGGGCTCGTTACCAGCGGATCACGTGGGTGGGCCGAGTACTACGCCGACACAGGGCCGCTGTTCATCCGTTCGCAGGACATCAATACCGACAGCTTGAGCCTTCATGAAGTCGCTCACGTACAGGTGCCTGCCAGCGCGGAGGGTGCTCGTACGCGAGTGCGGCAGTTCGATCTGCTCATCACCATAACGGGAGCGAACGTGACTCGATGCGCCTGGGTGACCGAGCCGCCCGGAGAGGCGTACGTTAGCCAGCACGTTGCGCTGGTGCGGCCGGCCTTCGCGGACTCGACGCCATATATGCATCTTTGGCTTGTCTCGGAGACCGGTGGTCGAAGGCGCTTGAAGCAAGCTGCCTATGGTCTCGGTAAGCCAGGGCTAAGCTTGGACGATGTGGCAACCGTTCAAGTTCCGCTGGCCCCCGCCGAAGAACAATCCGAAATCGTCAGGCGCGCTGCCGAGCTCCGTCGCTCGGCGACTAGCACCGACATGCTACTGAAGGCGCAACTCGTTCACCTCGGACTTTTTGAACGCTCCGTGCTCGCAAAAGCCTTCCGCGGCGAGCTCGTTCCCCAAGACCCCAACGACGAACCCGCGGACGTGATGCTCGCGCGGCTCGTGGCTGAGAAGGCCGACGCCAGCGTTCATGAGCGCGGCGCCAAGAGAGGTGCAGCCAAACGAGGCGCTCGTGCCTGA
- a CDS encoding ATP-binding protein has product MPQRLPRRLSTRGAFLRRLPSARADGSYHRVLSPDREADVLVLDDFALAPLSEARRICSRSLSRAATALARPSSRAGSDPTDGTCLARPTVADAICDRVLHDAHKDRAHRASRRKTREESNPET; this is encoded by the coding sequence GTGCCGCAAAGGCTTCCGCGTCGTCTATCGACGCGTGGCGCGTTTCTTCGACGACTCCCCAGCGCGCGCGCGGACGGCAGCTACCACCGCGTCCTGTCTCCGGATCGCGAGGCGGACGTCCTCGTGCTCGACGACTTCGCGCTCGCTCCCCTTAGCGAGGCGCGCCGGATCTGCTCGAGATCGCTCTCGAGGGCCGCTACGGCGTTGGCGCGACCGTCTTCACGAGCCGGATCGGACCCGACCGATGGCACGTGCCTGGCCCGCCCCACCGTCGCGGACGCCATCTGCGATCGTGTGCTCCACGACGCTCACAAGGATCGCGCTCACCGGGCCTCGCGGCGCAAGACGCGGGAAGAATCGAATCCAGAAACTTAG
- a CDS encoding AAA family ATPase encodes MLRRLEVHGFKAFGEGAGGSVVLDAAPLTLLAGPNGAGKSTLLQSLDVLGMLVRGTISELLDAHGWVYKDLPHLLSDKQTFGFVVDVELGKRTLRWSLMLGTRRRPGIAREVVDVIGEKTPPLLDRAFRKISVYVESTGETVSHPPLTLTQSWLSTLDPKEDRGAHPGLLALREWAERIFPFWSLDPALLRAPSSGVASRVGPRGGNLASFLASLKRRNRDAFDAFVARVAAYYPRLQGIDIKSDASGKKTVSIQEAWDGAPVGFNANQVSDGLLRLLAVASIPDWEHTPSVVLLDEIENGLHPRLIGGIAELLSEISKTTQVIATTHSPITLNYVPAECTRLVTRGKGGAVTITNLKDTNGFAELREHFEPGELWYNVGEDRLVGLPSKGKKGRS; translated from the coding sequence ATGCTTCGCCGGCTCGAGGTCCACGGGTTCAAGGCCTTCGGTGAGGGGGCGGGCGGCTCCGTCGTGCTCGACGCTGCGCCGCTCACGCTCCTTGCGGGCCCGAACGGCGCCGGCAAGTCCACCCTGCTGCAGTCGCTCGACGTGCTCGGCATGCTCGTCCGAGGCACGATCTCCGAGCTCCTGGACGCGCACGGCTGGGTCTACAAGGACCTCCCCCACCTCCTCTCCGACAAACAGACCTTCGGCTTCGTCGTGGACGTCGAGCTCGGCAAGCGGACGCTGCGATGGTCGCTGATGCTCGGCACCCGGCGAAGACCAGGCATCGCTCGCGAGGTCGTTGATGTGATCGGTGAGAAGACGCCTCCCCTCCTCGACCGCGCGTTTCGTAAGATCAGCGTCTACGTCGAGAGCACGGGCGAGACCGTTAGCCACCCCCCATTGACGCTCACCCAGTCATGGCTCAGCACGCTTGACCCGAAGGAAGACCGCGGGGCCCATCCAGGGCTGCTCGCCCTGCGCGAATGGGCCGAGCGCATCTTTCCGTTCTGGTCCCTAGACCCTGCGCTCCTCCGCGCGCCTTCCAGTGGTGTGGCGAGCCGCGTCGGGCCTCGTGGCGGCAACCTGGCGAGCTTCTTGGCGAGCCTGAAACGCCGCAACAGGGATGCGTTCGACGCCTTCGTGGCCCGCGTTGCGGCGTACTACCCGCGGCTCCAAGGCATCGACATCAAGTCCGATGCCTCGGGCAAGAAGACCGTGAGCATCCAGGAGGCCTGGGATGGTGCCCCGGTCGGCTTCAACGCCAACCAGGTGAGCGACGGGCTCCTTCGGCTGCTGGCGGTCGCGTCGATCCCAGATTGGGAGCACACGCCGAGCGTCGTCCTGCTCGACGAGATCGAGAATGGCCTCCACCCGCGGCTCATCGGCGGCATCGCGGAGCTGCTGAGCGAGATAAGCAAGACGACGCAGGTCATCGCGACGACCCACAGCCCCATCACGCTGAACTACGTGCCGGCGGAGTGCACGCGGCTGGTCACGCGGGGCAAGGGGGGAGCCGTGACCATCACCAACCTGAAGGATACGAACGGCTTCGCCGAGCTCCGCGAGCACTTCGAGCCCGGTGAGCTTTGGTACAATGTGGGTGAAGATCGCCTCGTGGGCCTGCCTTCCAAAGGCAAGAAGGGCCGCTCGTGA